ATGATGAAGGCCAGCTGCGGGCCATCAACCCCGAGGCCGGTTACTTCGGCGTGGTGCCGGGCACCAACCGTGCGACCAACAAGAACGCCTTCGACATGATCACCCACGACACGATTTTCACCAATGTCGCGACCACCGACGATCGCGAACCCTGGTGGGAAGGCCGCAAGAAGAACACGCCGACCGTCGACTGGAAAGGCAATCCGTATGACGGCGAAGGCCCTGCGGCCCATCCGAACTCGCGCTTTACCGTCTCGGCGAAGCAGAATCCCTGCTACGCACCGGAATCGGAAGATCCGCGTGGCGTGCCGATCTCGGCCATCATTTTCGGTGGTCGCCGCAAGTCGGTCGCGCCGCTCGTGTACGAAGCCAATGACTGGAACCATGGCGTACTGGTTGCCGCCGGTGTGGCTTCGGAAACCACCGCCGCTGCTACCGGTGCTGTCGGCGTGGTCCGCCGTGACCCGATGGCCATGAAGCCCTTCTGTGGCTACAACTTCGCCGACTACTGGGGCCATTGGCTCGCCATGGGCAAGAAGTCCGACAAGATGCCGGGCATCTTCCACGTCAACTGGTTCCGCCAGGATGACAATGGCAAGTTCACCTGGCCGGGCTTCGGCGAAAACCTGCGCGTGTTGCGCTGGATTCTCGACCGCACGGCTGGCAAGGCCGAAGCCGTGGATTCGCCCATCGGCAAGCTTCCTGCCAAGGGTGCGCTGGATACGGCAGGCCTGGATATCGATGCCGCTACGCTGGAATCCTTGCTGTCGATCGACAAGGCGGAATGGCAACAGGAAGTGGCGGCCATCAGCGAGTATGTCGAAAGCTTCGGTCAGCGCGTCCCGGCCGAGCTGAAGGAGCAACTGGCAAAGGTAAAAGCTGCCCTGGCTGCCTGATCTCTAGGCGGTTGCCAAAAAAAACCCGGGTCATACCCGGGTTTTTTAATGCTTGAAGCTGATGCTCAGGCTGCCGTCATGGCCTCGTCCAGCACCGACCCGGGCAACCAGGTGCCCTTGCTGGAGACGTCAGTCAGGCCGATTCGGCCATCGCCCTTCCAGGCCACCACCAGGTGGGTACGCGACACATCCATCGGCGCTCCGGTCAGTGCGACCGTTGCCTGGCTGGAGCGGCCAATGGTCGTGCGCTCGCTCTCCATGGGAAGCTGGACTCCGTCTTCCTCGAAATAGAGATTGCCATCGGTATAACGAAGCAGGATCTTCCAGCGTGCCAGGTAGACAGGCAACTGGTCCCCTTCCTTCATGTGAACGATGATTTCCCGTTCGCCCGGCATGCGACGGTAGTCACGGCTGCGGGTCATGGCCGCTGCCGTATCGTCCTCGTCGCCATCAGGCTCGGCTTCCATCGGCGCACCTTCGGCGACCATGGATTCGATCTCGGCCGTTGCCAGGGGGTCCGGCGTATCGCTGGCGGCAACTTCGATCAGTCGATCGAGCAGCGCCTTGCGCTGGCGCAGGTATTCTACAAAACGTTCGACCGATTCGCGCTTGGCCGACTCGTCGAAATCATCGGAACTGGAAATGGCAAACAGGATGGCCGGCCACTGGCGCTCGTCGGGCAATACA
Above is a genomic segment from Gammaproteobacteria bacterium containing:
- a CDS encoding phosphoenolpyruvate carboxykinase (GTP), whose protein sequence is MTTKNAELAAWVESIAQLTKPDTIRWCNGSEAEYQELIEQMLADGTLETLNEETYPNCYLHRSDPNDVARVEHLTFVCTSEQEDAGPNNHWMAPSEAHDKIDALFDGCMQGRTMYVIPYCMGPIDSPYARCGVEITDSPYVVVNMHLMTRAGDKALARIEKDGSFVKGLHSTGDLDPEKRFIMHFPEELTIKSIGSGYGGNALLGKKCHALRIASYQARQEGWLAEHMLIVGLESPEGEKKYVAAAFPSACGKTNLAMLIPPESHKGWKIWTVGDDIAWLHFDDEGQLRAINPEAGYFGVVPGTNRATNKNAFDMITHDTIFTNVATTDDREPWWEGRKKNTPTVDWKGNPYDGEGPAAHPNSRFTVSAKQNPCYAPESEDPRGVPISAIIFGGRRKSVAPLVYEANDWNHGVLVAAGVASETTAAATGAVGVVRRDPMAMKPFCGYNFADYWGHWLAMGKKSDKMPGIFHVNWFRQDDNGKFTWPGFGENLRVLRWILDRTAGKAEAVDSPIGKLPAKGALDTAGLDIDAATLESLLSIDKAEWQQEVAAISEYVESFGQRVPAELKEQLAKVKAALAA
- a CDS encoding FHA domain-containing protein, whose amino-acid sequence is MGIKTAIRGSVRSVMGRKLTLSLGSEQHEFDAPEDLKDFLKGRAQISASTLSRLKDFPAQRLDHERAKTSRLYKAVLGLLLQVVENRMPMDMLWREMDIDVLPDERQWPAILFAISSSDDFDESAKRESVERFVEYLRQRKALLDRLIEVAASDTPDPLATAEIESMVAEGAPMEAEPDGDEDDTAAAMTRSRDYRRMPGEREIIVHMKEGDQLPVYLARWKILLRYTDGNLYFEEDGVQLPMESERTTIGRSSQATVALTGAPMDVSRTHLVVAWKGDGRIGLTDVSSKGTWLPGSVLDEAMTAA